The DNA sequence CTGCCTTATAACCCTTTTGGTCTTTAATAACCTCGAAGTCAACCTTATCTCCTTCGGCGAGAGTTCTAAATCCACTACCTTGAATTTCGGTCTGGTGTACAAAAACATCAGTTCCGTTATCCTGAGTAATAAAACCAAAACCCTTTTTGTCATTAAACCATTTTACTGTTCCAGCTGCCATTCAAATCACCCCCTTTAAGCATAAAAAAGTTAGAAAATAAAAAAAGCTACAATAGTTGCAACTATTGTAGCCTTATTATCACATCAAAACATATAATACGAATCTTGTAATACAGCCAAAAGTCAACTATGTTTATTATATTACTACATATCATATGTTAAAACAATACTAAATAATAATATATTTTATAATTTGAACCTTCCTAAATTAAAGGACGTGTAATTCACTAATTTTGCGAAAATGATGACCGTAAATTGCAAGAGTAACAGAGAGCGATAACAATTCCCGACGATGAAAAGACGTCCATAATAAGAGTTTCCAAAATTGGGTACGCTCATTGCCAATAATACCAATGTAGTAGATAACACGAAATAATGCCAATATATGACTAAATTCAAATTGGGCTTTAACCTTTGGCATTTTATATTCACGAAAAAAGGTCTTTATGCGCTGATAATAGTTTTCAGGGGAATAA is a window from the Candidatus Jettenia sp. genome containing:
- a CDS encoding cold-shock protein, which produces MAAGTVKWFNDKKGFGFITQDNGTDVFVHQTEIQGSGFRTLAEGDKVDFEVIKDQKGYKAAKVVKL